The following nucleotide sequence is from Gracilimonas sp..
GGCTATTTGAGAAGCATGGCCCATACTGCCCACCGTAAGGAAGTCACGATGATGACCTTGTCCATGTTTTTCTCTGAGTTCGAAGAGTTCTCTAGATGTCTTTCCGGTTGTGGATACTACGATATCATCCTCACCGAATTTCAGTATAAGCTTCTCAAGCGCTTCTTCTCGCTTCAATGAATAAGATTTCTCCTTTGAATCGCCCTGAAAAGTATATCCCTCGAAAGTGTTTGGGGGAACCAGAAGCACATATGGGGAAGATTTCCTCTTCATGGTATCAAAGGCTAAAGCGAGCTGTTTTTCCACTTGTTGTTCATCACTGCTCAGAATAGTATATGGCAGCCCCAGCGCTTTCAGTTGTTCTTCCTGGGTTTTCCCAGGTTTGATGTGTTGCGGTTCGTCATCGGTTCCGGGTTGCCCTCTCCATCCAACAATAATCAGGACAGGAATAGAATAAACTTCTTCGTCAGTGAGAGAAGTAAGTGGATTTACAATGTTACCAAAGCCTGAATTTTGTAAATAGATCAGTGGTATTTTCCCGCTTGCCAGATGATATCCAGCAGCAATAGCTAAAGCACCGCCTTCGTTAGCAGCGATCAGGTCATTTCCCCTGTCAAAAGCATAAGAGCCGAAGTGCTTAAGCAGCGAATCGGGCACGCCTAGCATAAAGTCGACTCCATGTTTCTCCAGCTGGTTATATAAAAAAGCGGGTTTAAGCATAGCTATTAGTTTGGAAGTATTTCCAGAATATCTTTAATAGACATACAATATTCGTCAGCTTCAAGTGAGCGCTTATTGGTGAGAATTGATTCTGCTGTTCTTTTCATAGCAGGAAAGGCGCTGCGCAACAAGTGGTTCGCATAAATCACTACATTGAAGCCAGCCTCAATGAGTTCATCTTCGGTAAACTGATTGTACGATGAAGGCACCGAAATAGCCGGAACCTTATAATCAAACTTTTGATACTCTTTCATGAACTCTAAAATCTCTTCGCCATCTTTTTTCCGGCTGTGAATCATGATGCCGTCGGTGCCGGCCTCAATATAAGCCTTCGCTCGTTTCAGCGCTTCATCCATCCCGGCATTTGCTATCAAGCTTTCAATACGTGAAATGATCATAAAGTCTGATGTTACCTGGGCTTTCTTGGCTTGAGAGATCTTTTCACAAAAAACATCCACATCTTCGAGTTGCTGTTTCACATCTGTTCCGAA
It contains:
- the aepY gene encoding phosphonopyruvate decarboxylase, whose product is MLKPAFLYNQLEKHGVDFMLGVPDSLLKHFGSYAFDRGNDLIAANEGGALAIAAGYHLASGKIPLIYLQNSGFGNIVNPLTSLTDEEVYSIPVLIIVGWRGQPGTDDEPQHIKPGKTQEEQLKALGLPYTILSSDEQQVEKQLALAFDTMKRKSSPYVLLVPPNTFEGYTFQGDSKEKSYSLKREEALEKLILKFGEDDIVVSTTGKTSRELFELREKHGQGHHRDFLTVGSMGHASQIALGIALQKKEQSVFCIDGDGAMIMHMGALAIIGEQQPANFHHILINNGAHESVGGQPTAGFTVDFGKIAEGCGYKKTFRVDDLNSLDKIFDDFLNSKGPVLLEIMTQTGARSDLGRPTLSPTENKSNFMQFLLEE